In Papaver somniferum cultivar HN1 chromosome 1, ASM357369v1, whole genome shotgun sequence, a genomic segment contains:
- the LOC113289688 gene encoding NADP-dependent D-sorbitol-6-phosphate dehydrogenase-like translates to MEITLNNGLKMPIMGLGVWRMEGKSIRDLLINAIKIGYRHFDCAADYQNEVEVGEALAEAFQSGLVKREDLFITTKLWNSDHGHVTEACKNSLEKLKLDYLDLYLVHFPVATKHTGVGTTGSALDDEGVLEIDTTISLETTWHAMEDLVSKGLVRSIGISNYDIFLTRDCLAYSKVKPAVNQIETHPYFQRDSLVKFCQKHGICVTAHTPLGGAAANTEWFGSVSCLDDPAIKALAEKYKKTVAQVVLRWGIQRNTVVIPKSSKLERLEENFKVFDFELTKEDMESIKNVDRKYRTNQPAKFWGVDLYA, encoded by the exons atgGAGATCACATTAAACAACGGATTAAAGATGCCGATAATGGGTTTGGGTGTATGGAGAATGGAAGGCAAATCAATCAGAGACCTTCTTATCAACGCCATTAAAATTGGTTATCGTCACTTTGATTGTGCTG cTGATTACCAAAATGAAGTAGAAGTTGGGGAAGCACTTGCTGAAGCTTTTCAATCTGGTCTTGTTAAGAGAGAGGATCTCTTCATTACCACCAAG CTGTGGAATTCAGACCATGGGCATGTTACCGAGGCTTGTAAAAACAGCTTGGAGAAACTAAAGTTAGATTATCTGGATCTGTACCTTGTTCATTTCCCAGTAGCTACAAAACATACTG GTGTTGGTACAACTGGTAGTGCTTTGGACGATGAGGGTGTGCTGGAAATAGATACAACCATATCCCTAGAAACAACTTGGCATGCTATGGAAGATTTGGTGTCGAAAGGCTTAGTTCGCAGTATTGGGATCAG CAACTACGACATCTTCCTCACTAGAGATTGTCTGGCTTACTCGAAGGTGAAGCCTGCTGTGAATCAAATCGAAACACACCCTTACTTCCAACGTGATAGTCTCGTTAAGTTCTGTCAGAAGCATGGCATCTGTGTCACAGCCCACACACCATTGGGGGGTGCTGCAGCTAACACCGAGTGGTTTGGTTCAGTGTCCTGTTTGGATGACCCCGCTATCAAA GCTCTTGCCGAGAAGTATAAGAAAACAGTTGCTCAGGTTGTTCTCCGTTGGGGTATCCAGAGGAACACAGTTGTCATTCCAAAGTCGTCGAAACTTGAGAGGTTGGAAGAGAACTTCAAAGTGTTTGATTTTGAGCTGACCAAGGAGGACATGGAGTCGATCAAGAATGTGGACAGAAAATACAGGACCAACCAGCCAGCC